TGTGTGGGTCAACAAGTAAAAAATTTCTTATCATGTTGTCTGAGGTAATAATTTTTAGGTTTTTGCCAGAAGAGTAGAATTTCAAATATTGAGTTGATGCAATTTGTTCATACTCTATACTTTTCTTTAATGTTTCATTTTTGTTCTTAGTTATTGGCTCAGGTGCTGGCGCCGAACCATAATCTTGCGATATAAAAATAGGTAAATGCCAGTCAATAGAGTTATCTAGCTCTATGTTCTTAGTCTCAAGTGAACCATCTAAATTTTTATACTCTATTGTTACTTTTTGAAGAATTCTAGCTTGTGCTGGCAAGGTGATTGTTGCTCTTTTAAGAGGGACTTTTTCTATGTTCTCGTTAGATGAATAAGGGATATCTTTTTCCCCTTTAGATGGGAAAAATGGATTTTCACGAGCATGTAAAGTTACAAGTAAAAAAGTAGTTATTAGAAAAACTTTAATCAAAACCACCCCTAATTTTTCGAGTATTATAACAAGTTAATTATAATTTCGTACTATTTTGCAGAAATCTCTTTTAGTTCAAAATACTCTCTTTGTAGTTCTGCATTTTCATCTTTTAATCTATATATCTCACTATGAAGATACTCTTCATAATCTTGAAGTCCAAAAAGAACCTCCAATGAATTTGTACCATAAAGCAAAACACCAAGATATATTCCAATACAAAGAACTATAAGTGCTAATATCAAAAACTTTGCTACCGATAGCCCGAGATACCTTTGAGTTATACTCTGAGTATCATCTATACCTTCATAAAGTTCTTCATTATTCATATAAGCACCTACAATATTATTGGTCTTAATTAAAAATTGCTGAGCCTAAGTATTCACCATACACTATTTCATTTTCTATTTCTAAAAGGCGGTTATACTTAGCAGTTCTCTCACCTCTTGCTGTAGAACCTGTTTTTATCTGACCACAATTAAGAGCTACAGCGAAATCTGCAATAAAAGCATCTTCGCTCTCACCAGAGCGGTGGCTCATAACACATGTATAACCATTTCTTTGAGCAAGACGAACTGTTAACATTGTTTCAGAAACTGAACCAATCTGATTTGGCTTGATTAATATTGAGTTTGCAATACCTTTTTTGATCCCCTCATTTAAAATATTTACATTAGTAACAAAAAGGTCATCTCCAACAATCTGAATTTTATCACCAAGCTTTTCAGTCATTAGTTTAAATCCATCCCAGTCATCTTCGCTTAGTCCATCTTCAATAGACACAATTGGGTATTTAGAACATAAGTCAGCATAATAATCAACTAATTCTGCTGAAGTTACTGTACGGTTTTCAGACTCCAATCTATAGCCACCATCAACAACTAGCTCAGATGCTGCAACATCCATAGCTATTCCCATATGCTCTCCAGCTTTATATCCAGCTTTCTCAATAGCTTCCATAATAATTTGTATTGGCTCTTCGTTTGATCCTAAGTCTGGTGCAAACCCACCTTCATCGCCAAGCGCAGTATTGTGTTTTTTAGCTTTTAAAATAGCTTTTAAATTGTGATATACTTCAGCAGATGCTCTTAAGCCTTCAGTAAAATCTTCAAAACCCATAGGCACAATCATATACTCTTGAAAATCAACTGAGTTGTCAGCGTGAGAACCACCATTGATAATATTTAACATAGGCGTTGGCAAAACCATAGCGTTTGCACCACCAAGATAACGATATAGTGGAATACCCAAACTTTTAGCAGCAGCACGTGCAACAGCCATAGAAACTCCTAGAACTGCATTAGCGCCTAAATTGCCATAGTTCTCAGTTCCGTCAAGCAGCTTCATCTCAGCATCAACTACAGCCTGATTAAATGGTGAAAGACCTATTAGCACATCAGATATCTGGCTATTTACATTCTCAACTGCTTTGAGAACGCCTTTGCCCATATATCTGTCGCCGCCATCGCGAAGCTCTAAAGCTTCACGTTTGCCAGTACTTGCACCTGAAGGTACGATTGCACTCTCAACTGTGCCATCACTTAATGTTACCGTTGCTTTAACTGTTGGATTTCCACGAGAATCCATTACTTCAATTGCACTTACGCTATCTATAAACATTATATATCCGCCTCTTTGTTTTAATTTTATCTTTTAATCAAATTATTGATCTGCTTCTTCTATCTCTGTTGTATCCATAGTCATTAGATTACTAACACCCATTGCTACTTTTATTTTTTCTTCTATTTCACGAGCTAATTCCGGCTCATCTTTAAACTTGGCTTTAACATTTTCACGCCCTTGACCAAGTTTTGTCTCTTCATAAGAGAACCAAGCACCAGATTTATCTATAATGTCCAATTTAACACCATAGTCAACGAGCTCGCCCTCTTTAGAGATACCTTCGCCGAACATTATATCAAATTCAGCCTGACGAAATGGTGGTGCCACTTTGTTTTTAATTACTTTTGCTTTAACACGGTTACCAATTTGACTCTCCCCCTGCTTTAATGATGCTATTCTTCTAACATCTATTCTTACAGAAGCGTAAAATTTCAGTGCATTACCACCTGTTGTAGTCTCTGGAGAACCATAACCCATCATTCCAATTTTCATACGAATTTGATTAATAAATATAACTGTACAATTCATTTTATGCAGTATACCAGTCAATTTTCGAAGCGCTTTTGACATCAGCCTTGCTTGAACACCAACATTTTGATCTGACATTTCACCTTCTATCTCAGACTTTGGCGTTAAAGCCGCAACAGAGTCGATAACAATCAAGTCAATCGCCCCACTGCGAGCAATAGTTTCTACAATATCCAATGCTTGTTCACCGTAATCAGGCTGAGAGACAAGCAGGTTGTCTACATCAACACCTAAGTTTTTAGCATAGCCAACATCTAAAGCATGTTCTGCATCAATAAATGCACAAACGCCACCAGCTTTTTGACACTCAGCTGTTATTTGAAGCGCTAAAGTTGTTTTACCAGAACTTTCAGGTCCATAAATCTCAACAACACGCCCTTGAGGGACACCGCCAATACCCAACGCCAAGTCGAGACCAAGAGAACCAGTACTAATAGCTTCAATAGGCATAATCTCTTTATCACCCAATCTCATTAAAGCACCTTTACCAAATGCTTTATCTATTTGCTTCATTGCTAAGTCTAATGATTTTTGTTTGTTTGCGTCCATCTTGGGCTCACTTATATTAAATTTAGACTTATTATATGTCAATTTTAAATTTTTACTTTAAAATATTGCAAATTGCCATATTTATTCATTCTTTTCTTTTCTTTTCTTTTATACAGAAGTTTATGTATAAATTAGTGAGATTTTATCCATATTTGGTTAAAATTTAGTTTATATTTTTAATCTCTTTAATACACGGACAAATAACTTGAAAAAAACACTAATTGCTCACTCTCCAGACGCCGATGATATATTTATGTACTACGCCATAAAATTTGGCTGGGTAGACATGAAAGATACTAAATTTGACAACATCGCTGAGGATATTCAAACTCTAAACGAGAAAGCTCTAAGAGGTGAATATGAGATTGTTGCAATTAGTTTCGCACTTTACCCTCACATAAAAGAAGATTATGCACCACTTCGTACCGCTGTTAGTTTTGGAGAAGGATACGGACCTAAACTCATTAAGAAAAAAGGGGTTAAGCTAAAAAGAAATTTCAAAGTTGCTCTTAGTGGAGAACACACTACAAATGCAATGCTTTTTCGCATAGCTTACCCTGATGCTAGAGTTACTTACATGAACTTTCTAGAGATAGAACAAGCGGTACTTGATGGCAAAGTTGATGCTGGTGTTTTGATACATGAGAGTATTTTAACTTATGATGACAAATTAGAAGTTGAAAAAGAGATGTGGGACATATGGCAGGAACTAGCCGGGAAAGAGCTTCCTCTGCCCCTTGGCGGAATGGCAATCAGTCGATCAATTCCGCTAAATAAAGCCATAGAGTATGAAGCCACTTTAACAAAAGCGGTTCAGGTGGCACGTGAACACAAAAGCAAACTCTCAGAGATGTTAATTGAAAGGGATTTAGTTCGTATTGATGCACCAACTCTTGATAGGTATCTTGAACTTTATGCAAATGATGACTCAATAACTTTAAGTGAACTTCAATATAAAGCAATAAATAAACTTTTTGAAATAGGCTATAAAAATGGCTTTTATGACTCCTTGATAAAAGTTGAAGACTTTATGATACCATCTGAATATAAAGAGATTAGGAATTCATAGATTATGGAAGCAAAACTAATATCACTAGGTGTTGAAACTTTTAAAATGGCTCTTATGCTGGCACTTCCAGGTCTTTTGACAGGTATGTTCCTCGGTTTAGCTGTTAGTATTTTTCAAGCAACGACACAGATTAATGAGATGACTTTGAGTTTTATCCCTAAGATTTTGGGCGTTGTAATAGTTATTATCTTAACTATGCCTTGGATGTTAAATTCAATGACAGACTATTCAACCCAAGTATTTAACATGATTCCTACATTTGTAGAGTGATGAAAACAAAAAAGATAAACTTTTCCAAATTTTCTTCTATTAAAATTGGAGAATCTCTTGATGTAGCTCTTTTGGAAAATTGTACAACTCCATATCAAGACTATTTTATTATTGGTTCATGTAATAATATATTAGTCGGAACTCAGCCTCCACCTCTTATGAAGCTAGATAAAAAATATGACTATATTAAAATAGAAAATAACACTCTAAAAATCGGCGCCGCAACTCCCTCTGGGAAAATTGCCTCATTTTGTAAAAAACACAACATTGCAAACTTCGAGTTTGTTTCCCATCTCCCTGGGACGCTTGGCGGGCTTGTATTTATGAACGCTGGTCTTAAAGAGTTTGAGATATTTAATACTCTTATTTGTATATCTACATGTAGAGGTGATTTTGATAAACAAGAGATTAGTTTTGGGTACAGATATACAAACATAAGCAGCCCCATTTTGGAAGCAACTTTTTCTTTAGTTTATGGTTTCGATGAAAAAAAAATAGAGATGTTTAAAAAAATGCGTTCCAACCAACCATCAACTCCAAGTGCTGGAAGTTGTTTTAAGAACCCGCACGGCGATTATGCAGGGCGGCTTATAGAAGATGTTGAACTAAAAGGGCTGGTTAAAGGGAATATGAGTTTTAGTCAAGAACATGCAAATTTTTTAGTAAACGATGGTGGTGGAACTTTTGATGATGCAATATTTTTAATACAAGAGGGTCAAAAAAGGGTTTATGAAAAATTTGGAATTTGGCTAGAGTGTGAAATTTGTATTTTGGATATTAGATATATGGGCAAGGATTCAAAACTTTTGAATCCTTATTTATAAAATTTATATTGGTAAAACTCTTATTTTTTTAGATAATTTTTCTTTTAGTGTTGACTCAATCGCATAAAGTGTACCTGTTGATGATGACGCACAACCGTTACAAGCACCTAAATATCTAATATATATATCTATATACTCATCACCTTTTTTAATATCTATAACTTCCATATTCCCGCCGTCCATTATTAAAAATTGACGAACATTTTCATCTACAACAGCATCAACTGCCTTTATTTGCTGAACAAGAGTCATGGCTTCAAAGTTACCTTTTCCGCCCGCGTCAGCTGCAGCTCTCATCTTCTCTTCGTCCATTTCACGGCGCGTATTTTTTAAGATATCTACGAGGTAGTACTCTCTTGCTTCATGACCGCCCGGTTTTATACATGACTTACAAAACCCGCCGGCTTTTGTGTAATCTGTAATCTGTTCAACAGTTTTTAAATCATTAAGCTTGATAACCTCTTGAAGTGTACCTAAACTGACACGAGCACACTCACACACGATAATTTCACTCTCAAAACTATCAGAATCAACTCCCATATAAAGTCCTGCCGCTTTTTTTATAACATCATAAGCCATAACAGAACAGTGCATTTTTTGAGGTGGGACTGCCGGAACATCTGGAGTATCACGAAGTGCCATCTCAACGTCTATGTTTGTAATTTTAACAGCTTCTTGAACTGTTTTACCAATACATAATTCGGTCATTACATCAGAAGATGCGATAGCTGTTCCACAGCCAAAACTTTTAAATTTTGAGTTTACGATTCTATCGTCTTTTGGGTCTATCTCCCAGTAAAGACGAACAGCGTCACCACAGCTTTCAGCACCAAAATCTGCAACAATAAGTTTGTTGCCATGAGACTCTGCTTCTTCTTCAGTAATCTCACCCTGGTGTTGAGGGTTATTCATTAATGTTGTAACTTTATTAGAGTAAGCATCCCAAAGAGATGCCCCCAATATATCAGCTTTTGCCATAATATCTTTCCTTTTTTAAAATCGTTTAATTATTTAGTGGTGGTGAAGCTCACACTCTTGAACTTCTCCGCCTGGTGTTGGCTGTACTTTTGCAAAAGAACTTGATATAGCTCTTAAACGTAAAACAGCACTTTTAAAATGTGTGATAGTATAATCAATTTCGCTATCAGTTGTAAAGCGGCTTAGGCTCAAACGAATACCTGTATGTGCAAGTTCATTGTCTGCACCAATAGCCAACATTACAGTATTTGCTTCTAAATCTTCACTCGCACATGCCGAACCTGTTGAAGCTCCAATTTGACCATTGTTTAAATCCCAAAGCATACCCTCGCCTTCAACACCTTTTATAGATATAAGAATGGTATTGGGCGTTCTGTTTTCACGGTCTCCGACTACAAAAGTATCACTAAGTTCCAAGATAGCATCTTCTAAGCGATCTCTCTTTGCTCTAATTTTAGCACCGGTCTCTTTTATATTTGCTGTAGCAAGCTCAATTGCTTTACCCATACCAACAATAAAAGGGACATTTAGCGTACCTGAACGGCGCCCGCCCATATGCTCTCCTCCATGTAAAAGTGGTGTCAGCTTTTGAGAGTTTTTGATATACAATGCGCCAATACCTTTTGGCCCATGGAACTTATGTGCAGACATGCTTAAAAAATCTACATGTACATCCTGCAAATCAACAGGTATCTTACCTACGGCTTGTACGGCATCTGTATGAAAAAGAACACCTTTTGCTTTACATATTTCTCCTATCTCTTTAATAGGGTTAATCATTCCTGTTTCATTCGAAGCCCACATTACAGAAACTAAAGCTGTTTTGTCTGTTATAAAGCTTTTAACCGTGCTAACTTCAACTATGCCTTGGTCGTTTACAGGAAGGTATGTAACCTTAACACCTTGGTCTTCTAAAAATCTACATGTAGAAAGAATAGATGGGTGTTCCACCTCTGTTGTCACGATATGATTTTTTTCGCCGTGTCTAACAAGGTCTGTAACAATTGACTGCAAAACCCAGTTATTTGATTCTGTTGCACAAGATGTAAACACTATATCATCTGAATCTGACGCATTTAAAGCAGTGTAAACTTGATCTATTGCTTTACTTATAGCTGGATGTGTTGCAGTACCAAACTTATGAAGCGAGTTAGGATTTCCATAAAGCTCGCTAAAAAATGGTTGCATCACCTCTACAACTAATGGGTCAACCATTGTAGTAGCATTGTTATCTAAATAAACTTGCATATTTTCCTCATTTTTGAGTTATTTTCTAATTAAGACAAAATTTGTCCTCTTTTGTATTGACATAATATTAAGTTTGTGATTATGATAAGCTTAAGAGAAACTGTATTTATGAATAATTTAAGGTATAATTATATTTATAATAAAATATCAGGAATTATACATGTGCAATTTTAATAAGCAAACTGAAGAGAATAAAGCGCTAATACATATATTGATGGCAAAATGTGCAAACGCTGTTGGCGGAGCAAATTTTCTTCTTGGCTTACTTGAAGCGATGAAAGAGAAAAAACCAAATGCACTAATGTTTAAAGGGTGTAATATAAGCTCTAAGGAAGTCAGCATCAAGTGGAATAAGATTGTTTTCAAAGACAAGTTGGATATTTTAGAAGAGGTTATTCGCTCTCACAAAAGTTCAGAAGACATAGGCTTCAATATACTTGAGAATGACAGTGAAAAAAAGAAGAAAAAGATTTTAAACATGGTTAAAACTTTGGCACCGGTTGAGTTTACCGTAACTCCAAAAGAGTCAGAAAATGGCGCAGGATTTAATTTTAGAATTTTTGAGAAAATCGATGATACATGTGTAACAATAAACCCTATATTCGCAGCAATGTTTTTCTGTTCAGCTGAATATATGAAAAAATCTTTGAAGTATGAAAGCTAACCAAAGATTAAAAAAAAGTGCTGGTATTTAATACTTATAACACCTGTGAAATTACCAACTTTGTACCCAAGGCCAACAGGGTGCTTTGTTCACCTATTTTTGAATTATCTTTTAAATATTTCTTTTGACAAACCTCTTTAATGAAGATAAATCAATCTTTTAGTTCTCTCACTTTTTTTATATCGCTTAATGTTGTTTCACTAATCCCATCAGAAAAATAAAAAGCTCCAAAGATAGACAGTAGGATTAAAATTACTGAAAAAAGGGTTATTTTGTCAACTATTCTGTTATCGTTCATGTAGTTTTTAGCTTTTTTAAATTGTTCAGTTGATAAATATACAACTCTCCTCTTGCAACTTTGGCAAATATTTCACTTGGTGGTATCCCTAAAAACTTTTGAAATACAGCGTTCATATGTGAGTTATCACTATATATGTATTGAAGCTCATGAAAAGTATAATTATTTTCAAGATATTCAAGAAGAGTTCTGCAAAACTTTGAGATAAAAATAAAATTTTTGGGCGTTAACCCTATAATTTTTTTAAACTGTCTCTCCATAGTACTTCTACTGCATCCAAATTCGCTAAGCAGGTTCTCAACCTTAACTTCAAAGTTATAATAATTCTCTATTCTGTCAATCACATCATCAATGCAAAATATGGAATTATTTGAGGTATAGCAATGAGAGTTCTTTAGCTTTAAAAGAGAACTGTTTAGATATGCAAGCTCTTCGCTAATATTTTTATGTTTGTATAGCTCTGAAAAATAACTCTCTGCTGTCTCTTTTTTAATCTCCATATATTTGTTGCTTATAACAGAAGCATCCATATTAAAAAGCTTGTAAAAGCCAGCAGGTGATAGCTCTACAAATATAATTGGGAAATAATCTTTGTAATCTTCAGTATCCAAATCTATAACAAGCTTTTTTACTTTATTTGTTTTAGCGGTAACATAGTAGTTTTTAGGCATTTTAACAATATCGCCTCCGCCAAAAGAGTAGGTGGATGTTTTAATGCCTCTGTTAAATACAATAAAATTACATCCATTAGGCAAAAACAAGAGGTCTTGCACATCCTCATTAGAATTAAGAACCACATATTGATTTACTATATCTTGTAAATCTTCAGATGGTTGATAGATATTATATTTCATTAGAAACCATTTATAACCTATCTTTTTTTATTACATTGTAGCAAAATTATATAATTTCTATTTGTATTAAATCGTCACCATTCCCCCGATATGAGTTTTAGTTTGCCTAAATATTCCAATATCCTAACTTTAAAACATAAATGGTATAATCGCAGAATTATTTACACATTTAAAAGGTTCATTATGGCTCAAACTATAACAGAAAAAATATTTTCACAACATGTTGGCAGAGAGGTTTTTGCCGGAGAAATTATCCGCTCAAACATCGACATGGTTATTGGTAACGATATTACAACACCTATCTCAATAAGTGCATTCAATCTAAGCGGTGCACAAAAACTTGCTAATCCAGATGGGTTTTCTCTTGTTCTTGACCACTTTATCCCGGCAAAGGATATTGCCTCAGCAAACCAAGCTAGAATTAGTCGCGACTTCGCAAAAAAGCACAATCTAAAAAACTTTTTTGATGAAAAAGATATGGGAATAGAGCATGCTCTTTTGCCAGAAAAAGGGCTTGTAGTCCCTGGTGATGTCATTATCGGCGCAGACTCACACACTTGTACTCATGGTGCACTTGGAGCATTCTCTACAGGTATGGGTTCAACTGATTTAGCATTTGCTATGATTACCGGCGGTAACTGGTTTAAAGTTCCTGAGTCTATAAAAGTAAATCTAAGCGGAAAACCGGGACTGCATACGACAGGTAAAGATATTATCTTAGAAATTATTCGCCTAATCGGTGTTGATGGAGCGCTGTACAGAACCCTAGAGTTTACCGGGAGCACGATTGAGCACCTAACAATGGATGATAGATTCAGCATGTGCAATATGGCAATCGAAGCTGGTGCCAAGAGTGGAATTGTCGCATATGACGATGTCACTAAAGAATTTTTATCTGACAAAAATCTAGCACGTGAACCTAGAATTCACTACTCTGATGAAGATGCAAATTATGTGCAAATACTGGATATAGATGTAGCAAACCTTGAGCCTGTTATCGCTTACCCTTTCTTGCCTTCAAATGGGCACTCTATAACTCAAGCAGTTAGCGATAAAATTAAAATTGACCAAGCTTTTATCGGAAGCTGTACAAATGGTCGTCTTGGTGATTTAAAAACAGCTGCTGAGATTTTAAAAGGCAAAAAAGTACATCCAGATGTTCGTCTAATAGTAACTCCAGGGACTCAAAAAATTCTAAAAGAGGCTTATAGACTTGGCTATATGGACATTATTATAGATGCTGGCGGTGTAGTTTCAAACCCTACATGTGGAGCTTGTCTTGGTGGATATATGGGAATACTTGGAGACAATGAGGTGGCTGTTTCAACAACCAACCGTAACTTTGTTGGCCGTATGGGTTCTCGCTCATCTAAAGTGTACTTGGCAAATTCTGCAGTTGCTGCAATATCAGCAATCACTGGTTATATTTCAGACCCAAGATAAGTTTAAATACTAATATTAATATCTGCAAGTATTACCTAATTTAAGGTATATGCAGATATTCTTTTAGAAACGAATTAAGGAAAAACATGAAAAAACTATTATTAATACCTGCCCTTATGCTTGCTTCAGTTTCAATCGCACAAGATTATAAGTATGAGATTACTCCACTTGTAGGCTACAATATTGCTGAGGGCAACCTTGATTTAGAAAATCAAACTCTTGTCGGGGCTGAGATACAATACAATTCTGATTCAGTTCTAAAGCCGGAGCTTAGTGTTTTATATACCGATGCTGATTATGAAAGCTCCAACATAAGCACAGACATATACCGCATAGCTATCAATGGTGTTCATAAATATGACTCTGTTGGTTTTATGACTCCTTTAACAAAAATAGGTGTTGGTTACGAGACTATAGATACTCGTTTATCAGACAATAGAGACAGTATATTTTTTGACGCAGGTGTTGGTGCAAAAATTCCATTTACTGATTCTATCGCTTTAAAACTAGAAGCTGTATATATGTTAAAAAACAATAGCAACAGATGGGATAGCAACTTAGCTGTTTTAGCTGGTATAAACTTTGCATTTGGTCCAAAAGCTCAAGAAACAGCTCCTGAGCCAGAGCCTACGCCTGAGCCAGAGCCAGTGATTGATGGAGACGATGACAAAGATGGTGTTTTAAACTCTGTTGACAAATGTCCTAAGACTCCAGCAGGCAAACCTGTAAACTCTGATGGTTGTTTTATTGATGGAGACGATGACAAAGACGGTGTTCTAAACTCTGTTGACAAGTGTCCTAAGACTCCAGCAGGAAAACCTGTAAACTCTGATGGTTGTTTTATTGATGGAGATAATGACAAAGATGGCGTTTTAAACTCTATTGACGAATGTCCTACAACTCCAGCAGGAAAACCTGTAAACTCTGATGGTTGTTTTATTGATGGAGATGATGACAAAGATGGCGTTTTAAACTCTATTGACGAATGTCCTACAACTCCAGCCGGTAATATTGTAAACGATTCAGGTTGTACAAAAGAGGTAAACCTGCATATTAATTTTGAAAATGCGTCTTATAATGTTGATGCTATATCAAAAAGCAATATTGAAAAGTTTGCCAGCTTCTTAAAAGCTCGCCCTAATTACAGTGCTGGGATAATTGGATACACTGATAGCGTTGGTCGCGAGTCAAGCAATCAGAAACTGTCACAAAAAAGAGCTGATGCAGTAAGAGGCATGATTATAGATCAAGGCATATCGTCAGATAGAGTTACAGCAACCGGTATGGGTGAGTCTAACCCAATAGCTACGAATGAAACAGCAGAAGGTCGTGCTCAAAACAGAAGAATAGAAGCAACATTGAATAAAAAATAGTATGCTTAATATACCCTGCGTAATTTTTGCTGGCGGAAGAAGTTCCAGAATGGGAGAGGATAAATCTCTTCTCCCGTTTGGAGGCTTTGACACCCTAACACAATTTCAACTCTTTCGCTTAAATAAAATTTTTAAAACCGTTTATATCTCATGTAAAGACAAGAATAAGTTTGATTTTAATGCAAACTTTATAGAAGATGTTAAAAGTGATAAAGTTTTCGCACCAACTACTGGTTTTATCGCTGTGTTTGCAAAGCTACATGTAGAGAAGTTTTTTGCCATAAGTGTAGATGCCCCTTTTATAAATAAAAAAGAGATTGAAAAAATAATAGAAGCAGACACAACAACCGCAGATGCCACTATTGCGAAAACTTCATTTGGGATACAACCAATGTGTGGAGTTTATCACCGTTGTATTGAGGGTAAATTTATTGAGATGCTAAAAGACAACAATCATAAATTGGGCTTTTTATTAAAATCTTCAAATACAACTTATGTAAATTTTGAAGATGAAAAACCGTTTTTAAATCTTAACCACCCTCATGAATACACGGAAGCGCTATCACTTATTTAACTACACTTTGCTATAATAAAAAAGTACAAACGATATGAATAATTACATAAAAAAGAGAAGCTATGAATCTAACTCATCTAGATGAGAACCAAAGACCAAAGATGGTTGATGTATCTGATAAAAATCAAACAACTAGAATAGCAGTAGCGAGCGGGATAATAGAGATGAGCCAAGACGCTTACGATGCAATAGTTACAGAGAAAACAAAAAAGGGCCCTGTTCTTCAAACTGCAGTTATTGCAGCAATAATGGGTGTTAAAAAGACAAGTGATCTAATTCCAATGTGCCATCCGTTAAACCTAAGTGGAATCAATTGCGATGTAGAGGAGTTAGCTGAATTGCCGGGATTTAAACTAACTGTCACAGCTAAGCTCACTGGACAAACAGGTGTTGAGATGGAAGCGTTAACCGGGACTAGCATAGGGCTTTTAACGATTTATGACATGGTAAAAGCAATTGACAAAGGGATGGTAATCCGACATGTACAGC
The sequence above is drawn from the Candidatus Sulfurimonas baltica genome and encodes:
- a CDS encoding AraC family transcriptional regulator yields the protein MKYNIYQPSEDLQDIVNQYVVLNSNEDVQDLLFLPNGCNFIVFNRGIKTSTYSFGGGDIVKMPKNYYVTAKTNKVKKLVIDLDTEDYKDYFPIIFVELSPAGFYKLFNMDASVISNKYMEIKKETAESYFSELYKHKNISEELAYLNSSLLKLKNSHCYTSNNSIFCIDDVIDRIENYYNFEVKVENLLSEFGCSRSTMERQFKKIIGLTPKNFIFISKFCRTLLEYLENNYTFHELQYIYSDNSHMNAVFQKFLGIPPSEIFAKVARGELYIYQLNNLKKLKTT
- a CDS encoding 3-isopropylmalate dehydratase large subunit, which codes for MAQTITEKIFSQHVGREVFAGEIIRSNIDMVIGNDITTPISISAFNLSGAQKLANPDGFSLVLDHFIPAKDIASANQARISRDFAKKHNLKNFFDEKDMGIEHALLPEKGLVVPGDVIIGADSHTCTHGALGAFSTGMGSTDLAFAMITGGNWFKVPESIKVNLSGKPGLHTTGKDIILEIIRLIGVDGALYRTLEFTGSTIEHLTMDDRFSMCNMAIEAGAKSGIVAYDDVTKEFLSDKNLAREPRIHYSDEDANYVQILDIDVANLEPVIAYPFLPSNGHSITQAVSDKIKIDQAFIGSCTNGRLGDLKTAAEILKGKKVHPDVRLIVTPGTQKILKEAYRLGYMDIIIDAGGVVSNPTCGACLGGYMGILGDNEVAVSTTNRNFVGRMGSRSSKVYLANSAVAAISAITGYISDPR
- a CDS encoding OmpA family protein; protein product: MKKLLLIPALMLASVSIAQDYKYEITPLVGYNIAEGNLDLENQTLVGAEIQYNSDSVLKPELSVLYTDADYESSNISTDIYRIAINGVHKYDSVGFMTPLTKIGVGYETIDTRLSDNRDSIFFDAGVGAKIPFTDSIALKLEAVYMLKNNSNRWDSNLAVLAGINFAFGPKAQETAPEPEPTPEPEPVIDGDDDKDGVLNSVDKCPKTPAGKPVNSDGCFIDGDDDKDGVLNSVDKCPKTPAGKPVNSDGCFIDGDNDKDGVLNSIDECPTTPAGKPVNSDGCFIDGDDDKDGVLNSIDECPTTPAGNIVNDSGCTKEVNLHINFENASYNVDAISKSNIEKFASFLKARPNYSAGIIGYTDSVGRESSNQKLSQKRADAVRGMIIDQGISSDRVTATGMGESNPIATNETAEGRAQNRRIEATLNKK
- the mobA gene encoding molybdenum cofactor guanylyltransferase MobA, with translation MLNIPCVIFAGGRSSRMGEDKSLLPFGGFDTLTQFQLFRLNKIFKTVYISCKDKNKFDFNANFIEDVKSDKVFAPTTGFIAVFAKLHVEKFFAISVDAPFINKKEIEKIIEADTTTADATIAKTSFGIQPMCGVYHRCIEGKFIEMLKDNNHKLGFLLKSSNTTYVNFEDEKPFLNLNHPHEYTEALSLI
- the moaC gene encoding cyclic pyranopterin monophosphate synthase MoaC, encoding MNLTHLDENQRPKMVDVSDKNQTTRIAVASGIIEMSQDAYDAIVTEKTKKGPVLQTAVIAAIMGVKKTSDLIPMCHPLNLSGINCDVEELAELPGFKLTVTAKLTGQTGVEMEALTGTSIGLLTIYDMVKAIDKGMVIRHVQLETKSGGKSGDYKR